In one window of Hyalangium ruber DNA:
- a CDS encoding di-heme oxidoredictase family protein — translation MATVTLACGGELEFTEEELTGSVQQAAFTGVPLFSASTSLEPALVVDTSTARVTRFADRVRDRHARESEFRSYDHYLPLYFTNRTISVEIVDRVAKGGTDITFNVTSLVPLETPDFRAFYLGQGVLSNYHFNADMTQLDPLHYTVTVTRNVRENRALQNGDRMEIEISPFLLPPVEGRTNYYGTTFLYIVGQGGMVPWEGVGANLDSFALPQAAWLGGRTTIGHNYSNEPSHRFKQMSTNLAPVNAQPFVLGRRLHHTDFGDGTHSESGNPVYGEQLNKLGPRYIARSCVACHVNNGRALPPGTTTAGLNVQFFANNAPWADVHYSVNGGGQQNIRMTHDAANNNTFIAANLPGGATVRYSFTIGLAAGGQTSTAAIQFTVAGGSTGGNGSYGHSVLSPALQYVVRVGQVSGSTVTAHPQLGFVIQPQTTSGSPEGNVTISGWTTTSGTYGDGTAYQLRRPTYSFTGAVPANYSARISSPLVGMGLLEAVAETTVAALEDPSDSNGDGISGRIQYVTDSQTGQQRMGRFGWKAGSARLSQQIARALNTDMGVTTSIYPNHDCGSSQSCPAGGTELSDADLDKLVRYVATLGVPARRNLNDTQAQQGESLFGTFGCSKCHTPSLTTSAYHPMAELRGQTIRPYTDMLLHDMGTGLADNLPEALASGAEWRTPPLWGIGLTAGVSGGEAYLHDGRARNLSEAILWHGGEAEASKQAFRTASSTNRAALLRFLQSL, via the coding sequence ATGGCGACCGTGACGTTGGCTTGCGGCGGCGAGCTGGAGTTCACCGAGGAGGAGCTGACGGGAAGCGTCCAGCAGGCGGCCTTCACGGGCGTGCCGCTGTTCAGCGCCAGCACCTCGCTGGAGCCCGCGCTCGTGGTGGACACGTCCACGGCCCGCGTCACCCGCTTCGCGGACCGGGTGCGAGACCGCCACGCGCGTGAGTCGGAGTTCCGCAGCTACGATCATTACCTGCCGCTGTACTTCACCAACCGGACCATCTCCGTCGAGATCGTCGACCGCGTCGCCAAGGGCGGCACGGACATCACCTTCAACGTCACCTCGCTCGTGCCGCTGGAGACGCCGGACTTCCGCGCCTTCTACCTGGGGCAGGGCGTCCTCTCGAACTACCACTTCAACGCGGACATGACGCAGTTGGATCCGCTCCACTACACCGTCACCGTCACGCGCAACGTCCGGGAGAACCGGGCGCTGCAGAACGGCGACCGGATGGAGATCGAGATCAGCCCCTTCCTCCTGCCCCCGGTCGAAGGCCGCACCAACTACTACGGCACGACCTTCCTCTACATCGTCGGACAGGGCGGCATGGTCCCCTGGGAGGGTGTGGGCGCCAACCTGGACTCGTTCGCGCTGCCGCAGGCGGCCTGGCTCGGGGGGCGCACGACGATTGGCCACAACTACTCCAACGAGCCTTCCCACCGCTTCAAGCAGATGTCGACGAACCTGGCGCCGGTGAACGCGCAGCCTTTCGTCCTCGGCCGCCGCCTGCACCACACCGACTTCGGTGATGGCACCCACTCCGAGTCCGGCAACCCGGTGTACGGCGAGCAGTTGAACAAGCTCGGTCCTCGCTACATCGCGCGCAGCTGTGTCGCCTGCCACGTCAACAACGGGCGCGCGCTGCCGCCGGGGACGACGACGGCCGGACTCAACGTGCAGTTCTTCGCCAACAACGCCCCCTGGGCCGACGTCCACTACAGCGTCAACGGCGGTGGGCAGCAGAACATCCGGATGACGCACGATGCCGCCAACAACAACACCTTCATCGCGGCGAACCTGCCGGGTGGGGCGACCGTGCGCTACTCGTTCACCATCGGCCTGGCCGCCGGTGGCCAGACCAGCACCGCGGCCATCCAGTTCACGGTGGCGGGCGGGAGCACCGGTGGCAATGGCAGCTATGGCCACTCCGTCCTCTCTCCGGCCCTGCAGTACGTCGTCCGGGTGGGGCAGGTGAGTGGCTCTACCGTGACGGCCCATCCGCAGCTGGGCTTCGTCATCCAGCCGCAGACCACCAGCGGCAGCCCCGAGGGCAACGTGACGATCTCGGGCTGGACGACGACGAGCGGCACGTACGGCGACGGGACGGCGTACCAGCTGCGGCGCCCCACCTACAGCTTCACCGGGGCGGTGCCCGCGAACTACTCGGCGCGCATCTCCTCGCCGCTGGTTGGAATGGGGCTGCTGGAGGCCGTCGCGGAGACCACGGTCGCCGCCCTGGAGGATCCCTCCGACAGCAATGGCGACGGCATCTCCGGGCGCATCCAGTACGTGACCGACTCGCAGACGGGCCAGCAGCGCATGGGCCGCTTTGGCTGGAAGGCTGGCAGCGCCCGCCTCAGCCAGCAGATCGCCCGGGCGCTCAACACGGACATGGGGGTCACCACCTCCATCTACCCGAACCACGACTGTGGCTCGTCGCAGAGCTGCCCGGCCGGGGGCACGGAGCTGAGCGACGCGGACCTCGACAAGCTGGTTCGCTACGTCGCTACGCTGGGCGTGCCGGCGCGCCGCAACCTCAATGACACGCAGGCCCAGCAGGGCGAGAGCCTGTTTGGCACCTTCGGGTGCAGCAAGTGCCACACGCCGTCGCTGACGACCAGCGCGTATCACCCCATGGCCGAGCTGCGCGGGCAGACGATCCGCCCGTACACGGACATGCTGCTGCACGACATGGGCACGGGCCTGGCGGACAACCTGCCGGAGGCCCTGGCCTCGGGCGCTGAGTGGCGCACGCCTCCGCTGTGGGGCATCGGCCTGACCGCGGGTGTGAGCGGTGGCGAGGCGTACCTGCATGACGGCCGCGCTCGCAACCTGAGCGAGGCCATCCTGTGGCACGGCGGCGAGGCCGAGGCCTCCAAGCAGGCCTTCCGCACCGCCAGCAGCACCAACCGGGCCGCGCTGCTCCGCTTCCTGCAGTCGCTCTGA
- a CDS encoding glycoside hydrolase family 16 protein, with protein MAALAVLFATEALAATTSGYTVTSSSSIQFWVKEAAWADLHYTINGGTQLNVRMTASGTNHSYNVTGVPSGAAVRYFFTIGPTSGGAYDTAWAQFTMGGTTPPPTGNWAVVWEDTFSGTGQPNSANWNYHVGNGWNPGAGAFSGWGNGEWEWYRPENSYQQNGNLVIRADFATTPTVIAGRNWFQKSSRITTKGKRSWKYGRVEARIAMPNAIGTWPAFWMMGNACDDTYTTNYAAPMSHYDIMASNWSSCGEIDIMEHRNLETVTFQNLFWDSRTGLYPWGNGMNNEQPSNINVGNVTQFHLYTIEWEPTQIRWYVDRETHPTPVHTVDITAANKEEFQKPFYIILNLALSGLFTGYAEPNPADFPMYMYVDYVRVWQKQ; from the coding sequence ATGGCCGCGCTCGCGGTCCTGTTCGCCACGGAGGCGCTGGCCGCGACGACGTCGGGCTATACCGTCACGTCGAGCTCCAGCATCCAGTTCTGGGTCAAGGAGGCGGCCTGGGCGGACCTGCACTACACCATCAACGGTGGCACGCAGCTCAACGTGCGGATGACCGCCAGCGGCACCAACCACAGCTACAACGTCACGGGCGTGCCGAGCGGCGCGGCGGTGCGCTACTTCTTCACCATCGGCCCCACCAGCGGCGGTGCGTACGACACGGCGTGGGCCCAGTTCACCATGGGAGGCACGACGCCTCCGCCGACCGGCAACTGGGCGGTGGTCTGGGAAGACACCTTCAGCGGCACCGGCCAGCCCAACTCCGCCAACTGGAACTACCACGTGGGCAACGGTTGGAACCCGGGCGCCGGCGCCTTCTCGGGCTGGGGTAACGGCGAGTGGGAGTGGTACCGCCCCGAGAACTCCTACCAGCAGAACGGCAACCTCGTCATCCGCGCTGACTTCGCCACGACGCCCACCGTCATCGCCGGCCGCAACTGGTTCCAGAAGTCCTCGCGCATCACCACCAAGGGCAAGCGGTCGTGGAAGTATGGCCGCGTCGAGGCCCGCATCGCGATGCCCAACGCCATCGGCACCTGGCCGGCCTTCTGGATGATGGGGAACGCCTGCGACGACACGTACACGACCAACTATGCGGCGCCCATGAGCCACTACGACATCATGGCGTCCAACTGGTCGAGCTGCGGCGAGATCGACATCATGGAGCACCGCAACCTCGAGACGGTCACCTTCCAGAACCTGTTCTGGGACTCGCGCACCGGTCTGTATCCGTGGGGGAACGGCATGAACAACGAGCAGCCCAGCAACATCAACGTGGGCAATGTCACCCAGTTCCACCTGTACACGATCGAGTGGGAGCCCACGCAGATCCGCTGGTACGTGGACCGTGAGACGCACCCGACGCCGGTTCACACCGTGGACATCACGGCGGCCAACAAGGAAGAGTTCCAGAAGCCGTTCTACATCATCCTGAACCTGGCCCTCAGCGGCCTGTTCACGGGCTACGCCGAGCCGAACCCCGCCGACTTCCCGATGTACATGTACGTCGACTACGTCCGCGTGTGGCAGAAGCAGTAG
- a CDS encoding sugar ABC transporter substrate-binding protein, which yields MIRVGTVTVLAALTWVGTACKKESSEPAAGTTATSTGEKKAAGAKIALLLPESKTARYESHDRPHFERKVKELCPECEVIYSNADQDAAKQQSQAEAALTNGAQVLVLDPVDSASAAATVARAKQSKVPVISYDRLITGADVDYYISFDNEKVGKLQGQALVDKLKADGKGSGTVVMINGAPTDNNAKMFKAGAHAAIDGSGLTVGAEYDTPDWSPDKAQQQMEQALTSLGKDKIVGVYAANDGTAGGAIAAMKASGVNPLPPVTGQDAELAGIQRIVAGEQFMTVYKAIKPEAEVAAELAVALAKGQPAPAGKVNAKVNNGQKDVPAILLAPVAVTKENVKSTVVADGFWKADEICAGAYKDACATAQFQ from the coding sequence ATGATTCGCGTCGGTACCGTGACGGTGCTGGCCGCGCTGACGTGGGTGGGAACGGCTTGCAAGAAGGAGAGCTCGGAGCCGGCGGCGGGAACCACCGCCACGTCCACGGGCGAGAAGAAGGCCGCGGGAGCAAAGATTGCCCTGCTGCTGCCCGAGTCGAAGACGGCGCGCTACGAGTCGCACGACCGGCCGCACTTCGAGCGCAAGGTGAAGGAGCTGTGCCCGGAGTGCGAGGTCATCTACAGCAACGCGGACCAGGACGCGGCCAAGCAGCAGAGCCAGGCCGAGGCGGCGCTGACCAACGGCGCCCAGGTGCTGGTGCTCGACCCGGTGGACTCGGCCTCGGCGGCGGCCACGGTAGCGCGGGCCAAGCAGTCCAAGGTGCCCGTCATCAGCTATGACCGACTGATTACCGGCGCGGACGTGGACTACTACATCTCGTTCGACAACGAGAAGGTGGGCAAGCTCCAGGGCCAGGCGCTGGTCGACAAGCTCAAGGCGGACGGCAAGGGCAGTGGCACGGTGGTGATGATCAACGGCGCGCCCACCGACAACAACGCGAAGATGTTCAAGGCCGGCGCGCACGCCGCCATCGACGGCAGCGGGCTGACGGTGGGGGCCGAGTACGACACCCCGGACTGGAGCCCGGACAAGGCGCAGCAGCAGATGGAGCAGGCGCTGACCTCGCTGGGCAAGGACAAGATTGTCGGTGTGTACGCGGCCAATGACGGCACGGCCGGCGGTGCGATTGCCGCGATGAAGGCCTCGGGCGTCAACCCGCTGCCGCCCGTCACCGGGCAGGACGCGGAGCTGGCCGGCATCCAGCGCATCGTGGCGGGCGAGCAGTTCATGACCGTCTACAAGGCCATCAAGCCGGAGGCCGAGGTGGCCGCCGAGCTGGCGGTGGCGCTGGCCAAGGGCCAGCCGGCTCCCGCTGGCAAGGTCAACGCCAAGGTGAACAATGGCCAGAAGGACGTGCCGGCCATCCTGCTGGCGCCCGTGGCGGTGACGAAGGAGAACGTGAAGAGCACTGTCGTCGCCGATGGCTTCTGGAAGGCCGACGAGATCTGCGCGGGCGCGTACAAGGATGCCTGCGCCACGGCGCAGTTCCAGTAG
- a CDS encoding ATP-binding cassette domain-containing protein, whose translation MLSNTLLALRGISKRFGAVQALTAVDFEVSAGEVVALVGDNGAGKSTLIKVISGIIPIDEGEVRFEGRPVSLDGPKASSALGIATVYQDLALCDNLDVVGNLFLGREVRAGGVGKAAGWLDETAMEQQASSLLQRLSVSIPSVRTQVAALSGGQRQSIAVARAMMGAPKMVLLDEPTAALGVAQTRQVLELIRRLREQGLGVVVISHNLMDVFSVADRIIVMRLGKRVATFDAKDTKEVEVVSAITGARRPEAHEIRQVEAS comes from the coding sequence ATGCTCTCCAACACGCTGCTGGCGCTGCGCGGAATCTCCAAGCGCTTCGGAGCTGTCCAGGCGCTCACGGCGGTGGACTTCGAGGTCTCGGCCGGTGAAGTGGTCGCCCTGGTGGGCGACAACGGAGCCGGCAAGTCCACCCTCATCAAGGTCATCTCGGGAATCATCCCCATCGACGAGGGCGAGGTGCGCTTCGAGGGCCGGCCCGTGTCACTCGATGGGCCGAAGGCTTCCTCCGCGCTGGGGATCGCCACCGTGTACCAGGACCTCGCGCTCTGCGACAACCTGGACGTCGTGGGCAACCTGTTCCTCGGGCGCGAGGTGCGCGCGGGGGGCGTGGGCAAGGCGGCCGGCTGGCTGGATGAGACAGCGATGGAGCAGCAGGCTTCTTCGCTGCTTCAGCGGCTGAGCGTGAGCATCCCCAGCGTGCGCACGCAGGTGGCGGCGCTGTCGGGCGGCCAGCGGCAGTCCATCGCGGTGGCCCGGGCGATGATGGGCGCGCCGAAGATGGTGCTGCTGGACGAGCCCACCGCCGCGCTCGGCGTGGCGCAGACGCGGCAGGTGTTGGAACTCATCCGCCGGCTGCGGGAGCAGGGGCTCGGAGTCGTCGTCATCAGCCACAACCTGATGGACGTGTTCTCCGTGGCCGACCGCATCATCGTGATGAGACTGGGCAAGCGGGTGGCGACCTTCGACGCCAAGGATACGAAGGAGGTCGAGGTCGTCTCCGCCATCACTGGGGCCAGGAGGCCCGAGGCGCACGAGATTCGGCAGGTGGAGGCTTCATGA
- a CDS encoding sugar ABC transporter permease, whose translation MSAQLGVAVDPRLIQDEPGLVGAWRGFRRRLSQGELGSLPVIVGLSVIWLIFYLANPRFLSAVNLTNLMLQIAAMGTISAGIVLVLLLGEIDLSAGAVSGLAASVMTILNVKMQWAPVPSILAGLGAGMAIGLFHGLWITKLRVPSFVVTLAGLLGWQGALLFALGGTGTVNLNDPLITGLTGTFFEATVAWPVAALIILTYVATVLVERWRRAAAGLPLPHMRSTVARVVVISGAVVAAVAVFTQDRGLPLAALIFAGVVVLLELLIKRTRFGRHVFAVGGNAEAARRAGIRVENIRVAIFALASTMAAAGGILAASRLLAVNQSSGSGDVLLNAIAAAVIGGTSLFGGRGSAWSAILGALVIGSISNGMDLLALSSSVKFMVTGAVLLVAASIDALSRRGRQAAGRA comes from the coding sequence ATGAGCGCGCAGCTGGGAGTGGCAGTCGATCCGCGTCTGATTCAGGATGAGCCTGGCCTCGTGGGCGCCTGGCGGGGCTTCCGTCGCCGCCTGTCCCAAGGCGAGCTGGGCAGCCTGCCCGTCATCGTCGGCCTGAGCGTCATCTGGCTCATCTTCTACCTGGCCAACCCGCGCTTCCTGTCGGCCGTCAACCTCACCAACCTCATGCTGCAGATCGCCGCCATGGGGACGATCTCCGCGGGCATCGTGCTGGTGCTGCTGCTGGGAGAGATTGATCTGTCCGCGGGTGCCGTGAGCGGACTGGCCGCCTCCGTGATGACCATCCTCAACGTGAAGATGCAGTGGGCGCCCGTGCCCTCCATCCTCGCAGGGCTGGGCGCGGGCATGGCCATCGGGCTGTTCCACGGTTTGTGGATTACCAAGTTGCGCGTGCCCTCCTTCGTGGTGACGCTGGCGGGACTGCTCGGATGGCAGGGCGCCCTGCTGTTCGCCCTGGGCGGTACGGGCACGGTGAACCTCAATGATCCGCTCATCACCGGGCTCACCGGCACGTTCTTCGAGGCGACGGTTGCCTGGCCGGTGGCTGCGTTGATCATCCTCACCTACGTGGCCACGGTGCTGGTGGAGCGGTGGCGGCGAGCGGCCGCTGGGTTGCCGCTTCCTCATATGCGCTCCACGGTGGCGCGGGTGGTGGTCATCTCCGGCGCGGTGGTGGCCGCTGTGGCCGTCTTCACGCAGGACCGGGGACTGCCGCTCGCGGCGCTCATCTTCGCGGGCGTCGTGGTGCTGCTGGAGTTGCTCATCAAGCGCACGCGCTTCGGCCGCCACGTCTTCGCCGTGGGCGGTAACGCCGAGGCGGCGCGGCGGGCGGGTATCCGCGTGGAGAACATCCGCGTGGCCATCTTCGCGCTGGCCTCCACCATGGCCGCCGCTGGCGGCATCCTCGCCGCCTCGCGCCTGCTGGCGGTGAATCAGTCCTCGGGCAGTGGCGATGTGCTGCTCAACGCCATCGCCGCGGCGGTGATTGGCGGCACCAGCCTCTTCGGTGGGCGCGGCTCCGCGTGGTCGGCGATCCTCGGCGCGCTGGTCATCGGCTCCATCTCCAACGGGATGGACCTGCTGGCGCTGTCCTCCTCGGTGAAGTTCATGGTCACCGGAGCGGTGCTGCTCGTGGCGGCCTCCATCGACGCGCTCTCGCGCCGGGGACGGCAGGCCGCGGGCCGAGCCTGA
- a CDS encoding pirin family protein produces the protein MSSPSLPRSVLKVVHPPRRTRSSDFSATQLGGPELQDAMDPFISIDHFEMRAPTFAPHPHAGFSAVTYLFEDSEVGFLNRDSLGHQLVIEPGELLWTQTGRGVVHEEYPVRRGSTVHGLQMFVNLASDKKFSEPSIFHTKGPSIPVIEGPGSRARVLVGSSNGRTAELRPPTDVTLLDVTLQAGGGFEHVQPTSDSLLVYVTAGTVLAGREDRRLDAGDVAVLGPDGDRLILRGTETPARLIVFGGRPLREPIVSQGPFVMNTQEQIERAVQDYQAGRMGRLEPVN, from the coding sequence ATGTCCTCTCCATCCCTGCCCCGTTCCGTGCTGAAAGTGGTTCATCCTCCGCGCCGTACGCGGTCGTCCGACTTCAGCGCCACCCAGCTGGGTGGGCCGGAGCTCCAGGACGCGATGGACCCGTTCATCAGCATCGACCACTTCGAGATGCGTGCGCCTACCTTCGCGCCCCATCCGCACGCGGGCTTCAGCGCCGTCACCTACCTCTTCGAGGATTCGGAGGTGGGCTTCCTCAACCGTGACTCGCTCGGCCACCAACTGGTCATCGAGCCTGGGGAGCTGCTCTGGACGCAGACGGGGCGCGGCGTGGTCCATGAGGAGTACCCGGTGCGCCGTGGGTCCACCGTGCATGGCCTCCAGATGTTCGTGAACCTCGCCTCGGACAAGAAGTTCAGCGAGCCCAGCATCTTCCACACCAAAGGGCCGAGCATTCCCGTCATCGAGGGCCCTGGCAGCCGCGCACGAGTCCTGGTGGGAAGCTCCAACGGGCGCACCGCGGAACTCCGCCCTCCCACCGACGTGACGCTGCTGGATGTGACGCTCCAGGCAGGCGGCGGCTTCGAGCACGTGCAGCCGACGAGTGACTCCCTCCTGGTCTACGTGACAGCCGGCACGGTCCTCGCGGGCCGAGAGGACCGCAGACTGGATGCAGGAGATGTGGCCGTGCTGGGCCCAGACGGGGACCGCCTGATCCTGCGCGGTACGGAGACCCCGGCCCGGCTGATCGTCTTCGGGGGACGGCCGCTGCGCGAGCCCATCGTCTCCCAGGGCCCGTTCGTGATGAACACCCAGGAGCAGATCGAGCGCGCCGTGCAGGACTACCAGGCCGGGCGCATGGGCCGCCTCGAGCCGGTGAACTAG
- a CDS encoding pectin acetylesterase-family hydrolase → MKLRLLPALLALTLAPAVASAEVLLPAIIDVLVDGGNNYNWQKVELPGTQCGNGSQYKFFVSRTSSPNVLFLLEGGGACWDYDTCSGRAGVLGAANPNGISDDYIQQFTAKYVSPLVNGADPGLPLRSKTDLVTKGWNVVYLPYCTGDVHTGNNVATYVDPTGANPPLTWHHKGYSNSIAAANYVKAQIPGVQKLLVTGYSAGGAATASGYYFIRKIINPAKGYYLNDSGPIHLAPNADALSRPLHDKIRQSWNLNSVFGQLPATFDQNNFGSISRMVAQEFPNDQLAYTGYLQDYNYSRFSYERFRTPNDKASILNYWKADQDKLVAEMNLYNNFSYFIPYHRPINDSHCSTVITFIGSHACQRMEKKRYWYEYLEWPPGQTYKCYSEFVSMDTFLRRWINENQRIRIYEPANNYNNEDPGMSAVSALINGALGG, encoded by the coding sequence ATGAAGCTACGTCTCCTACCGGCGCTGCTGGCCCTGACGCTGGCGCCCGCGGTCGCCAGTGCCGAGGTGCTGCTGCCCGCCATCATCGACGTCCTCGTGGATGGTGGTAACAACTATAACTGGCAGAAGGTCGAGCTGCCGGGGACCCAGTGCGGCAACGGCTCGCAGTACAAGTTCTTCGTCAGCCGGACCTCCTCTCCCAACGTGCTCTTCCTGCTCGAAGGTGGCGGCGCGTGCTGGGACTACGACACGTGTAGTGGCCGCGCCGGAGTGCTCGGGGCCGCCAACCCGAACGGCATCAGCGACGACTACATTCAGCAGTTCACGGCGAAGTACGTATCGCCCCTCGTGAACGGCGCGGACCCGGGCTTGCCGCTGCGCTCGAAGACGGACCTGGTGACGAAGGGGTGGAACGTCGTCTACCTGCCCTACTGCACCGGCGACGTCCACACGGGCAACAACGTGGCCACCTACGTGGACCCGACGGGGGCCAACCCGCCGCTGACCTGGCACCACAAGGGCTACTCCAACTCCATCGCCGCGGCCAACTACGTGAAGGCGCAGATCCCCGGCGTGCAGAAGCTGCTGGTCACCGGCTACAGCGCGGGCGGCGCGGCCACCGCGTCCGGGTACTACTTCATCCGCAAGATCATCAACCCGGCCAAGGGCTACTACCTGAATGACTCGGGCCCCATCCACCTGGCGCCCAACGCGGACGCGCTGTCGCGCCCGCTGCACGACAAGATCCGCCAGTCCTGGAACCTCAACTCCGTGTTCGGCCAGCTGCCGGCCACCTTCGACCAGAACAACTTCGGCAGCATCAGCCGCATGGTGGCCCAGGAGTTCCCGAACGATCAGCTGGCGTACACGGGCTATCTGCAGGACTACAACTACTCGCGCTTCTCGTACGAGCGCTTCCGCACCCCCAACGACAAGGCCTCCATCCTCAACTACTGGAAGGCGGACCAGGACAAGCTGGTGGCGGAGATGAACCTCTACAACAACTTCAGCTACTTCATTCCGTATCACCGCCCCATCAACGACAGCCACTGCAGCACCGTCATCACCTTCATCGGCTCGCACGCCTGCCAGCGCATGGAGAAGAAGCGCTACTGGTATGAGTACCTGGAGTGGCCGCCGGGGCAGACGTACAAGTGCTACAGCGAGTTCGTCTCGATGGACACGTTCCTGCGCCGCTGGATCAACGAGAACCAGCGCATCCGCATCTACGAGCCGGCAAACAACTACAACAACGAGGACCCGGGCATGAGCGCCGTCTCGGCCCTCATCAACGGCGCGCTCGGCGGGTAG
- a CDS encoding YgiQ family radical SAM protein: MATPARFLHPFLPTTRADMEARGWDQLDIIIVSGDAYVDHPAFGPVLIARFLEGRGFKVGIIAQPDWHSADPFKVLGKPRLFFGVAAGNLDSMLNRLTAQKKNRSEDQYSPGGRTNCRPDRATIVYAQRCREAYPDVPIILGGIEASLRRIAHYDYWSDKVRRSILFDAKADLLIFGMGERPVWEVADRMRRGERIDQIRDVRGTAYLINDAEMKVHEADPAKRAADRKTVVLPSYEEVIADKRAFAVMTRDFQMETNPGNARPVAQRHGNRAIYMNSPAQPLEDGVGTSEGAVAMDEMYDLPFNRVPHPMYKERIPAYETVKHSIVLMRGCFGGCTFCSITEHEGRVIQSRSAESVLREVRALRRMGDFRGTITDLGGPTANMYKLKCKSEDIERRCRKLSCVHPGVCENLQTDHGPLIDVMRQVREEEGVKHVFIASGVRYDLAERSPEYVKELAAHHVGGQLSVAPEHVSPRVLEKMKKPGIASFERFQHMFACASEEAGKEQYDIPYFISGHPGSALEDMIDLALWLKQNGKRPRQVQDFIPTPMAVATAMYYSGFDPLKMEPVYTARGLREKRLQKALLLYWNPEQWPLVREALEQAGRKDLIGRGPSALVPPESAGEAERRRRAEERRSN, translated from the coding sequence ATGGCCACGCCCGCTCGCTTCCTCCATCCGTTCCTTCCCACCACTCGCGCCGACATGGAGGCGAGAGGCTGGGACCAGCTCGACATCATCATCGTCAGTGGCGACGCCTACGTGGACCACCCTGCCTTCGGACCGGTGCTCATCGCCCGGTTCCTCGAGGGGCGAGGGTTCAAGGTAGGCATCATCGCCCAGCCTGACTGGCACTCAGCCGACCCCTTCAAAGTGCTGGGCAAGCCGCGGCTCTTCTTCGGGGTGGCCGCCGGCAACCTGGACTCGATGCTCAACCGGCTCACCGCGCAGAAGAAGAACCGCTCGGAGGACCAGTACAGCCCCGGCGGGCGCACCAACTGCCGGCCGGACCGCGCCACCATCGTCTACGCCCAGCGCTGCCGCGAGGCGTACCCGGACGTGCCCATCATCCTGGGCGGGATTGAAGCCTCGCTGCGGCGCATCGCCCACTACGACTACTGGAGCGACAAGGTGCGCCGCTCCATCCTCTTCGACGCCAAGGCGGACCTGCTCATCTTCGGCATGGGCGAGCGCCCCGTATGGGAAGTGGCCGACCGGATGCGCCGAGGTGAGCGCATCGATCAGATCCGCGACGTGCGCGGCACGGCCTACCTCATCAACGACGCGGAGATGAAGGTCCACGAGGCGGACCCGGCGAAGCGCGCCGCGGACCGCAAGACGGTGGTGCTGCCCTCCTACGAGGAGGTGATCGCCGACAAGCGCGCCTTCGCGGTGATGACGCGGGACTTCCAGATGGAGACCAACCCGGGCAACGCGCGCCCGGTGGCCCAGCGCCATGGCAACCGCGCCATCTACATGAACTCGCCGGCGCAGCCGCTGGAGGACGGGGTAGGCACCTCGGAAGGCGCGGTGGCGATGGACGAGATGTACGACTTGCCGTTCAACCGCGTCCCCCACCCCATGTACAAGGAGCGCATCCCCGCCTACGAGACGGTGAAGCACTCCATCGTGCTGATGCGAGGGTGCTTCGGCGGATGCACCTTCTGCTCCATCACCGAGCACGAGGGGCGCGTCATCCAGAGCCGCTCGGCGGAGAGCGTGCTGCGTGAGGTGCGGGCGCTGCGGCGGATGGGCGACTTCCGGGGCACCATCACGGACCTGGGGGGCCCCACGGCCAACATGTACAAGCTCAAGTGCAAGAGCGAGGACATCGAGCGCAGGTGCCGCAAGCTGTCCTGCGTCCACCCCGGGGTGTGCGAGAACCTCCAGACGGACCACGGGCCGCTCATTGATGTCATGCGGCAGGTGCGCGAGGAGGAGGGCGTCAAGCACGTCTTCATCGCCAGCGGTGTGCGGTACGACCTGGCGGAGCGCTCACCCGAGTACGTGAAGGAGCTCGCCGCGCACCACGTGGGCGGCCAGCTCTCGGTGGCGCCCGAGCACGTGTCGCCGCGCGTGCTGGAGAAGATGAAGAAGCCGGGCATCGCGAGCTTCGAGCGCTTCCAGCACATGTTCGCGTGCGCCAGCGAGGAGGCGGGCAAGGAGCAGTACGACATCCCCTACTTCATCAGCGGACACCCGGGCTCGGCGCTGGAGGACATGATCGACCTGGCGCTGTGGCTGAAGCAGAACGGGAAGCGACCGCGCCAGGTGCAGGACTTCATCCCCACGCCGATGGCGGTGGCCACGGCCATGTACTACTCGGGGTTCGATCCACTGAAGATGGAGCCGGTGTACACGGCGCGAGGGCTGCGCGAGAAGCGGCTGCAGAAGGCGCTGTTGCTCTACTGGAACCCGGAGCAGTGGCCGCTGGTGCGCGAGGCGCTGGAGCAGGCAGGCCGCAAGGACCTCATCGGGCGGGGACCGAGCGCGCTGGTGCCTCCGGAGAGCGCTGGCGAGGCCGAACGGCGCCGACGGGCCGAGGAGCGCCGGTCGAACTGA